From the Streptomonospora nanhaiensis genome, the window GGTGCCGGGCGCGCCCATCATCCACAGCGGGAGTTCCATGCCCAGTGAGGACAGGAAGAAGTTGAAGTAGCCCGAGATGCCGATCGCGACCACCGCCACGATCGCGATGTACTCCAGCAGCAGGTCCCAGCCGATGAACCAGCCGACGATCTCGCCGAGCACGGCGTAGCCGTAGGTGTAGGCCGACCCCGCGCGCGGGATCAGGCCGGCGAACTCCGCGTAGGAGAACGCGGCCGCCGCGCTGGCGATGCCCGCGACGAGGAACGAGAAGAGGACACCGGGCCCGGCCGTGCCGTTGGCGACCTCTCCGGCCAGGGAGAACACGCCGGCGCCGATGATGGCGCCGACGCCGATCGCGGTCAGCTGCCACAGGCCCAGGGACCGCTGCAGCCCTCCGCTGCCCGTTTCCTCGATTTGGTCGATCGGTTTGCGGCGGAACACCCCTCGTGCGGGGCCCGCCTTCCCGGTGGATGCCATGGTCGCGTCCAGTTCTGCTCGTGACAGTGAAACGCCCCGCCCGCCCCCGTGTCGTCGGGCACAAGGCTGGACGAACCGTATTACGCGCCCCCAGGCCGGCGGGACAGGGGTTACGACACTGGATACGCCCCGTTGTTTGATCGAGAGGAAAGATCGGCACCGCGCGGGCTCGCGGGCGCGTCAGGACGGCCGGGACGCCTCCGCCGGGCCGGCGCCGAGCGCGCGGACGGTCTCGCGCACGGCCTCCTCCCACGGGGTCGGCTCGATCCCGAACTCCTCGGTGGTGGCGGCGCCGTCAAGGACGTAGGGGCGGTCCCACTGGTAGAGCAGGTCCCCCACCTCGCGCAGCAGGGGCGAGACCGGGAAGGCCAGCCGCAGCAGCGGCCGCGGGACGCGGACCACCCGGGGCGGCCGCGCCCCCGCCTCGCGCGCCAGGTCGGCCACCATCGCGCGCACCGTGCGCGCGGGCGGCGAGGGTACGTGCCAGGCCCGCCCCCAGCCCCGCTCGCTCGCGGCGGCGGCGGCCAGCGTGCGCGCGACGTCGGGGACGTAGCTGACGCTGTGCGGCAGGTCGGGGTCGCCGAAGACGAAGGCCGGGCGGCCCCGCAGCGCCGGGGCGGCGTAGAGGAGCGGGACGCTGTTCGCCGGCCGCACCGCGCCGATGTAGTCGGCGGCGCGCACCTCGGTCACCCGCACCGCGCCCGCCTCGTGGCGCGCCAGGGCTTCGCGCCACATGCGCGCCCGCAGCCGGCCCTTGTGGTCGGTGGCCGCCAGGGGGAGGTCGCGGGTGATCGGGCCCTCGACCGGGCCGTAGCCGTAGAGGTTGCCGGTGATGGCCAGCACCGCGCCGGTGTCCTCGGCGGCCCGCAGGAGGGCCGCCGCCAGCGGGGGCCAGTGCTCGGCCCACTGGGTGTAGGGGCCGGGGTTGGCGCAGTTGTAGAGGACGGCGGCGCCGCGCGCGTGCCGGGTGAGCTCCGCCGCGTCGGAGGCGTCGGCCCGCACCCGGGTGACCCCGGCCCGCTCGGGGCCGCCGCCGGAGCGGGTGAGGACCCGCACCTCCTCACCGGAGTCGGCGAGCAGGTGCGCGAGCGCGGTGCCGACCGGGCCGGCACCGACGATGACGTGGAGGGGCATGGCCGCCCTTTCGGGTGAACGCGGACTGGCGGTGGCGGGTGCGTGGGCGACCAGTCTTCCAGCTTCGGACGAGCGCCCGGACGCGAGCCGCCGTGGGGGCCTGCCCGGGTGCCGACCGGCGCCGCGGCGGGCCGCACGCGTGGGCGGCGCGCGTGGTCCGGCGCCCCCGAGGTCGCCGTCGGCGATCGGTCGGGGGCCCGCGGTCGCGGTCAGAGCAGGCCCAGCAGCACGGGGACGGCGTTCACCGCGCCGTGCACGGCCAGGAGCGGCCACATCATCCGGTACCGGCTCCACAGGTAGCCCAGGAACAATCCCTGCACCCCCTGGTTGGCGAAAGCCGAGGCCAGATCGGTGGGCAGGTGTCCCGTGCCCTGGATGGCGACGTGCCAGGACGCCCAGAGCAGCGAGGACAGCACGATGGCGGGCCAGGGTCCCAGGAGGCGCTCCCACCGGGACTGCAGCCAGCGCCGGTAGAAGACCTCTTCGAGCAGGCTGTTGACCGCGAACACGACGACCACGGTGACCAGCAGGGTGCCCACATCGACCTGGGCGGCGTAGTCGCTGGGCGGCACCGCCGACGGCCCGGTGTAGGTGAGGGCGAACCAGGCGGCCACCGGCACCAGCGGTCCGTAGCGGCGCCACGCCCCGGCCCGTTCGCGCGCCGGCCGGGGCACCCGGGGAGCCGGGCGCGTCAGCCGGAACAGCACCAGCGGCACGGCCAGCAGCAAAACGAGCTTGAGGACCGTGTGCGCCGGCTCCCCGCCGCCCAGCAGACCCAGCGCCACCGCGAACAGCAGGGCCGAGGCCGCCAGCACGGCCGCCTGGAGACGCGGCGCCCGATCCCCCGCGGACCCGATCGCCGGCGGCACCGCCCCGAGTCGAGGCGGCACCAGCCGCACCAGGAGCAGGCCGACCAGGGCGGGCACCCAGCGGTGCCACACGGGGACCGTGCCGCTGTGGTCGGCCGTGTAGCGGATCTCGGTGGCCCCGCTCAGGACCAGCCACGCGACGGAGGCGCCCAGCAGGAGCAGCCCGGCGACCAGCACGGCGGGGGAGGCCGCCCGGCGGCCCGGAGGACGGTGGTCTGTCGTCTTCGGCACGCCCGCACCCTAGTGGGTTGGCCACACCCGGTGCCCGGGCGGCCTGCGGCCGCCCGGGCACCGGCGTGAAAGCGGGCGCGAGTGCGCTAGTGCCGCTCGGAGGGCACCCGGTCCTGTGCGGGGCGGTCGGCCTCGGCGGTGGGCGCGGCCCGGGGCGGCTTTGGGCGCTGGTGGCGGCGCTCCAGGGCGGCGCCCTCCACGTCGATGTCGGGCAGGAGCCGGTCCAGCCGGCGGGGCAGCCACCACGCCGCGTCCCCGGCCAGGTGCATCAGGGCCGGCACCAGCACCATGCGCACCACGAACGCGTCGATGAGCACGCCGAAGGCGAGCGCGAACCCGATGGAGCTGATCATGACGGTCTCGGAGAAGACGAACCCGCCGAACACCGAGATCATGATGACCGCCGCGGCGGTGACCACCGCGCGGCCCGCCCGGAAGCCCTGCACCACCGCGGTCCGGGCCGGGGCGCCGTGCACGTAGGCCTCGCGCATGCCGGTGCCGATGAACAGCATGTAGTCCATCGCCAGGCCGAACAGGATCCCGACCAGGAGCGTGGGCAGGAAGTTCAGCACCGGTCCGGTGTTCTCGACGCCGATGAGGCCGCCGAGCCAGCCCCACTGGTAGACGGCCACCACGCCGCCCAGCGCGGCGAAGAAGGACAGGATGAACCCGAGCGTGGCCACCACCGGCACGAACACCGACCGGAACACCAGCAGCAGGATGACCAGGGACAGGCCCACCACCACGGCGAGGTAGGTGGGCAGCGCCCCGCTCAGGGTCTCGGAGATGTCGATGTTGCCGCTGGCCACGCCCGCGACCCCCAGCGGGCCGGTGCCCTCGATCGGCTCCAGGTCGCGCAGGGAGTGCACCAGGTCCTCGGTGGACGCGCTGGCCGGGCCGTCGACGGGCACGACCTGGAAGATGGCCGTGGTGTGGTCGTCGGAGACCCCGATGGGGGCCACCGCCGCCACGTCGTCGAAGGAGTAGATCTCCTCGGCGATCTCGGCCTGCTCGCGCTGGGCGTTGCGCTCGGCGGCCTCCTCGGTGGGGCCGCCGGTGAGGCGCGCCGCCACCAGCAGGGTGCCGTTCTGCCCGGCGCCGAAGTTCTCCTCAACGGCGGTGTGGGCCTGGTACTGGGTGGAGTGGGTGGGCTCGGAGGAGCCGTCGGGCATGCCCAGCCGCAGGTCGAGGGCCGGCAGGGCGATCACGACCAGGGCCGCCACGGCCGCGCCGGCCTGGGCCAGGGCCCGGCCGGTCGGCATCGGGCGCGGCTGCCGCGCGGCCGCCTCCTCCTCCGCAGCGGCGGGGGTGCGCTCGGCGAGGCGGGCGCGCTCGCGGCGCGCCAGGACGCGGTGGCCAAGCAGCGCCAGCAGCGCGGGCACCAGCGTGACCGCGACGAGCACGGCGACGGCCAGGGCGAGCGCGCCGATGCTGCCCATGAGGCCCAGGAAGCCGATCCCGATGAGGTTGAGGCCCAGCAGCGCGATGAGGACGGTCGTGCCCGCGAACACCACGGCGTTGCCCGCGGTGCCGGCGGCCAGGCCGATGGACTCGGCGACCTCCACCCCCTCCTTGAGCTGGCGGCGGTGCCGGTTGACGATGAACAGCGCGTAGTCGATGCCGATGGCCAGCCCGAGCATGAGGCCCAGGATCGGCGTCACCGACGCCATCTCCACCACGCCCGACAGCGACATCGCGGTCAGGGTCGCGACGCCGACCCCCACCAGCGCGGTGACGATCGGCAGCGCGGCGCCCAGGAGGGTGCCCAGCATGACCACCAGCACCACGCCGGCCACGATCACGCCGATGACCTCGGCGGGGCTGACCAGGGTGGGCATGGTGCGGGCCAGGTCGCTGTTGAAGTCGACCTCGGTGCCCGGCACCGGGTTGCCGGAGAAGACCTCCATGACGGCGGCGCGGGTCTCCTGGGAGACCTCCATCTGGTCCTCGGTGAAGGAGACGTTGACCAGCGCGGTGTCGCCGTCCTCGGAGACCGTGCGGATGCCCTCGGCCATCTCCATCATGGCCTCGCCCTGCTCCAGCCGGCCGTACTCGGCCTCCAGGGTCTCGCGGCCCTCGTCGATCTCGGCCTGCTCGGCGTCGAACTGGGCCTGGGCCTGGGCGAGCAGCCCGGCGGCCTCGGCCTGCTCGCGGGCCTGGTCCAGCTCCTCCTGGCCGGACTCC encodes:
- a CDS encoding NAD-dependent epimerase/dehydratase family protein, with the protein product MPLHVIVGAGPVGTALAHLLADSGEEVRVLTRSGGGPERAGVTRVRADASDAAELTRHARGAAVLYNCANPGPYTQWAEHWPPLAAALLRAAEDTGAVLAITGNLYGYGPVEGPITRDLPLAATDHKGRLRARMWREALARHEAGAVRVTEVRAADYIGAVRPANSVPLLYAAPALRGRPAFVFGDPDLPHSVSYVPDVARTLAAAAASERGWGRAWHVPSPPARTVRAMVADLAREAGARPPRVVRVPRPLLRLAFPVSPLLREVGDLLYQWDRPYVLDGAATTEEFGIEPTPWEEAVRETVRALGAGPAEASRPS
- a CDS encoding CPBP family intramembrane glutamic endopeptidase produces the protein MPKTTDHRPPGRRAASPAVLVAGLLLLGASVAWLVLSGATEIRYTADHSGTVPVWHRWVPALVGLLLVRLVPPRLGAVPPAIGSAGDRAPRLQAAVLAASALLFAVALGLLGGGEPAHTVLKLVLLLAVPLVLFRLTRPAPRVPRPARERAGAWRRYGPLVPVAAWFALTYTGPSAVPPSDYAAQVDVGTLLVTVVVVFAVNSLLEEVFYRRWLQSRWERLLGPWPAIVLSSLLWASWHVAIQGTGHLPTDLASAFANQGVQGLFLGYLWSRYRMMWPLLAVHGAVNAVPVLLGLL
- a CDS encoding MMPL family transporter; its protein translation is MAELLYRLGRACARRARTVIAVWLALLAAAGAAYVLYAGELEDSFSIPGTPTDEVNRLLSEKFSDMGGGAGIVVYQTEDGSAFTHDQREAIAERAERAAEVSGVADAVDPFAAESERADQRQELADGREELDAAMAELESGQEELDQAREQAEAAGLLAQAQAQFDAEQAEIDEGRETLEAEYGRLEQGEAMMEMAEGIRTVSEDGDTALVNVSFTEDQMEVSQETRAAVMEVFSGNPVPGTEVDFNSDLARTMPTLVSPAEVIGVIVAGVVLVVMLGTLLGAALPIVTALVGVGVATLTAMSLSGVVEMASVTPILGLMLGLAIGIDYALFIVNRHRRQLKEGVEVAESIGLAAGTAGNAVVFAGTTVLIALLGLNLIGIGFLGLMGSIGALALAVAVLVAVTLVPALLALLGHRVLARRERARLAERTPAAAEEEAAARQPRPMPTGRALAQAGAAVAALVVIALPALDLRLGMPDGSSEPTHSTQYQAHTAVEENFGAGQNGTLLVAARLTGGPTEEAAERNAQREQAEIAEEIYSFDDVAAVAPIGVSDDHTTAIFQVVPVDGPASASTEDLVHSLRDLEPIEGTGPLGVAGVASGNIDISETLSGALPTYLAVVVGLSLVILLLVFRSVFVPVVATLGFILSFFAALGGVVAVYQWGWLGGLIGVENTGPVLNFLPTLLVGILFGLAMDYMLFIGTGMREAYVHGAPARTAVVQGFRAGRAVVTAAAVIMISVFGGFVFSETVMISSIGFALAFGVLIDAFVVRMVLVPALMHLAGDAAWWLPRRLDRLLPDIDVEGAALERRHQRPKPPRAAPTAEADRPAQDRVPSERH